Below is a genomic region from Parageobacillus toebii NBRC 107807.
CCGTTTTTTGAAAAGCTTTGGGAAATGGAACAGGAGCCAAAAGTGAATTAAGAAAAATAAAGTCGCAATAATGAATGATATTTCTGCCAGAGTCAGCATAGGAAAGCTTAATAAGCATATAAAACATATAAAAAAGCAAGCCATCGTTCGGCTTGCTTTTATTATTGTTTTAGCGTCTTCTTCCAAGCCCTATCGCTTGTTCCATTTTTTCAAGCATTTCCGTTGCTACTTTGTTTGCTTTTTCTGCTCCTTGGTCAAGCACTTGGTCAAGCGTGCTGCTTTCCAACAAGTCGTAATATTTTTCTTGGATCGGAGTAAGGGTGTCAATAATTACTTGGGCAAGATCAGCTTTAAATACGCCATATCCTTTCCCAGCATATTCTTGTTCAAGTTCTTCAATCGTTTTATTGGCTAAAATCGAATAAATGTTAAGGAGATTGGAAATTCCCGGTTTATTTTCTTTGTCATATCGGATGACGCCTTCAGAATCGGTTACAGCGCTTTTTATTTTCTTTTCAATCGTTTTGGCATCATCAAGAAGTGTAATAAACGACTTTTTGTTTGGATCCGATTTGCTCATTTTTTTCGTTGGATCCGTAAGTGACATAATGCGTGCACCGATTTTTGGAATGCGCGGTTCTGGAATCGTAAAAATCTCTCCATACCGTTTGTTAAATCGTTCCGCTAAATCGCGCGTCAATTCAATATGTTGTTTTTGGTCCTCTCCAACAGGAACGATATCGGTTTTATACAAGAGAATATCCGCAGCCATCAATGGAGGATAGGTAAGCAGCCCGGCGCTCACTGCTTCTTTTCCTGCCGATTTATCTTTAAATTGAGTCATTCTTTCTAGTTCACCGATATAAGAAATGCATTGCAGTATCCAACCCGCTTGGGCATGGGCAGGAACTTCCGATTGAATAAACAAAGTAGCTTTATTCGGATCAATGCCGACCGCCAAGTAAAGAGCGGCTAAGCTGCGAATGTTTTTTTGCAGTTCTTCCGGATCTTGCGGAACGGTAATGGCGTGTTGATCGACAATGCAAAAATAGCAGTTGTATTCATGCTGCAATTCCACGAATTGCCGCATTGCTCCGATATAGTTACCAAGCGTAATGACGCCGCTTGGCTGAATTCCTGAAAAGCTCGTTTTCATAACACCACTCCTTTTTTATCAATTTAAAAAGGCCCTACCCCCTGAGAGTTAGGGACGATAGGACCGCGTTGCCACCCTAGTTATTGCACATGATGTGCAATCACTTTGCCCATGCTTTTATGCGCATGGCGCCTTGATAACGTAAGGCAGACGTCCAAAGCCTACTAAAGCCAACTGCTCATTCAGCCGGATGCTCGAAAGCCCATTCCATATTGCTAGCCGCTTGTTCGCACCACCCACAAGCTCTCTGAAGGCATCGCAATATGTACTCTTCTTTCTCATCGCATGTGCCGTTCCCGTTTTGTTGATTCTTATTGTAAAATATCTAGTTGCTATGTGCAAGTTTCTTTTTATACACTTACAACTATAGCAATGAATAGAAAAAAAGTTAAACAAAATATAATTAATGGAGAATAAATTGATAATTCTTTGACGCTACCAAAAAAATTGCGGTACCGTCAAGAATTTTGTGTAATGTAATGGGGTAGGGTTTCTCTGAAATGGATTTGAATTGATAGGGGACTGATTTTCTCCACACAGGAGACTGAATATTCAGTCTCCTGTGTGGACAGAGGAAACCCCCTTTCTTTGCTTATTTGTTTATTTACAATATTTGGTTAATTGTAGCATTCTTCAAACATTCGCTCGAGGGCTTCCTGTGCTTCGGCAAATCCTCTTAACTTTCGCCCTGCCCATTTCTCATTAAAATCTTGGATGGTCAAATACACGACTTTTTCCGCGGCTTCTAAACTGCTCAAACTGTTCATCGGCTTTAGACGTTTCCGAATTTCCTTGATCGTTCGTTCGATGGCATTGGTCGTGTAAATCACACTTCGAATACTGCTTGGATCATCCATAAATGTAAGGAGGACATCCAACTCATTGGCCCAAGATTGAACTTCTCTTGGATATTTGCTGGACCATTTCGACTCAAACTGTTGAAACATTTGTAACGCCATCTCCTTATTCGGCGCGCGATAAATCAGTTTGAGATTCTCTGCCACTTCAAATTGATCTTTTTTCCGAACACGATTAAGAGTATTACGAACTTTATGAACGACACAACGCTGCACATCGGCTTTCGGATAAACGGCCCGAAAAGCTTCCTCCAGCCAGCCGGTGTGGTGTTGATAAGGGGCAAACAACTGTGTTTGAAATTCCCCGTTTCGGTCTCTTGGAACCAAAAGACCCTCAATCCGGCCATATTGCGTATCTAGATTTCGCTGATAGCAGCCGTTTCTCCTATTCGGTGTTCGAGCCTGTTCGATTTCGAGGAAATGTTTGATTTCTTCCCGCATAATCAGCTCTAATTTTTCCTTCACAAACTGACGAATGACACTTTCCAGTTGATTTGCCCAGTCGACATTCGGTATACTTCTTTTAGACATAGGTAGGGTACTCCTTTCTCTAAGATTTTTGGTCCAATCAGAGAATACCCTACCTTTTTTCTTTTGTTCTAGCAAAATGCTTTACACAAACTTTTATACATCATCAAAATTGCTGAAAAGTATTTATTCTTATTTCAAAGTGTTATTAAATAATTTTTTTCATCGATACATTATTTTCAAAATTATCTTAATAAAATTATCTTTTTAATAGTGAATAAAAAGGTGAAAAACATGCTATGGCGGTCTTTCTGAACGTGTTATAAAAAATTAATATGTAAACGCTTTAAAATTTACAAAGATAAATTTTTTATTTACAATTGTCGAAAAAAAGTATAAAATTACAAACAGATAATGAAAATAAGTGTTTAAATACATACTTTAAATAGAATGAAGATTCAGAAAAGAAACAAAATAAATAAAATGAAAATTTCTTTTTAAATATATTAATAACTTTTATAATAAAAACTAAAATAAATATTCTGATAAACAGAAAAAGTAAAATAAAAACTTTTGTTTATTTAATTTATTAACAAAAGTTCCGCGTTTTTGCGTAGAACTTTTGAAAATAAAAAATATTTTAGGGGGGAAATCCATGAAGAAAAGGCTTTCTATTCTGTTTAGCTTAACGCTGGTATTGAGCCTTTTCCTTTCTGCGTGCGGCGGTTTCCAAAAAGGCAATGAATCCACCGGCGAGAAAGGAAAAAGCGGGGACAAAACCGCTGATGTTCCGCAAGAATTGCGTATTAACATTAAAACGGAGCCATTCTCACTAAACCCAGGCCTAGCAAATGATAGTGTTTCTAGCAACGTTTTAAACCAAACATTTGAAGGGTTAACCCGTATTAAAAACGGCAAGCCTGAGTTGGCGATGGCTGAAAGCTATGAAGTTTCCAAAGATTTAAAAACATACACATTCAAATTGCGGGATGCAAAATGGTCCAATGGCGATCCAGTTACCGCAAAAGATTTCGAATATGCGTGGAAATGGGCGCTTGACCCAAAAAATCAATCACAATATGCATATCAGCTGTATTACATTAAAAATGGCCAGGCATTTAACGAAGGGAAAGCAAAAGCAGAAGATGTTGGTGTAAAAGCAATTGATGACAAAACATTGCAAGTTACGCTAGAGAACCCAACACCTTACTTCTTAGAATTAACAGCGTTCTATACTTATTTCCCAGTAAACAGCAAAATCGCTCAGAAAAATCCAAAATGGTATACAAACGCTGGCCCTGACTACACGTCTAACGGACCATTCAAGATGGTTTCTTGGGAACACAATAACAAAATCGTTTTGGAAAAGAACGAAAATTACTGGGATGCGAAAAACGTAAAATTAACAAAAATTGAAATGGTTATGGTCAATGACACCAACACAGAGCTTTCCATGTTTAATAATGGCGAGCTGGATTGGGCAGGCATGCCTACTGGCCAATTGCCGCCAGACTCTTTGCCAAAATTAAAAGAGGAAGGCAAATTACACGTTCAACCAATCGCTGGTACTTACTGGTATAAATTTAACACAGAAAAACCGCCATTGAACAACGTCAACATTCGTAAAGCGCTGGCGTACGCAATCAATCGTAAAGCGATTGTTGAAAACGTAACAAAAGGCGAACAAATTCCGGCTATGGCTGCTGTACCGCCAACAATGTTCCCTGAAAACACAAAAGGGTATTTTAAAGATAACGATGTAGAAAAAGCAAAAGAATATTTGAAAAAAGGCCTTCAAGAGCTTGGATTAAAAGATGTGAAAGATTTGCCGCCTATTACACTATCGTTTAATACTGATGATCAACACGCGAAAATTGCCCAAGCGATTCAAGACATGTGGAAGAAAAACTTAGGAATTGAAGTAAAACTTGAGAATGCGGAATGGGCAGTTTACATTGATAAATTACATTCTGGCGATTATCAAATCGGCCGTATGGGCTGGCTAGGCGACTTTAACGACCCAATCAACTTCTTAGAGCTATACCGTGACAAAGAAGGCGGAAACAACGATACAAACTGGGAAAATCCGAAATATAAACAGTTATTAATCGATTCCCAAAAAGAAAAGGATCCTGAAAAACGCAAAGAAATGCTAAAACAGGCAGAAGCCATTTTAATGGATGAAATGCCAATTGCTCCAATCTACTTCTACACGAATACGTGGGTTCAAAAAGAAAACTTAAAAGGTGTAGAAATGTCCGGGCTTGGCGATG
It encodes:
- the trpS gene encoding tryptophan--tRNA ligase; the protein is MKTSFSGIQPSGVITLGNYIGAMRQFVELQHEYNCYFCIVDQHAITVPQDPEELQKNIRSLAALYLAVGIDPNKATLFIQSEVPAHAQAGWILQCISYIGELERMTQFKDKSAGKEAVSAGLLTYPPLMAADILLYKTDIVPVGEDQKQHIELTRDLAERFNKRYGEIFTIPEPRIPKIGARIMSLTDPTKKMSKSDPNKKSFITLLDDAKTIEKKIKSAVTDSEGVIRYDKENKPGISNLLNIYSILANKTIEELEQEYAGKGYGVFKADLAQVIIDTLTPIQEKYYDLLESSTLDQVLDQGAEKANKVATEMLEKMEQAIGLGRRR
- a CDS encoding IS256 family transposase encodes the protein MSKRSIPNVDWANQLESVIRQFVKEKLELIMREEIKHFLEIEQARTPNRRNGCYQRNLDTQYGRIEGLLVPRDRNGEFQTQLFAPYQHHTGWLEEAFRAVYPKADVQRCVVHKVRNTLNRVRKKDQFEVAENLKLIYRAPNKEMALQMFQQFESKWSSKYPREVQSWANELDVLLTFMDDPSSIRSVIYTTNAIERTIKEIRKRLKPMNSLSSLEAAEKVVYLTIQDFNEKWAGRKLRGFAEAQEALERMFEECYN
- a CDS encoding peptide ABC transporter substrate-binding protein, whose amino-acid sequence is MKKRLSILFSLTLVLSLFLSACGGFQKGNESTGEKGKSGDKTADVPQELRINIKTEPFSLNPGLANDSVSSNVLNQTFEGLTRIKNGKPELAMAESYEVSKDLKTYTFKLRDAKWSNGDPVTAKDFEYAWKWALDPKNQSQYAYQLYYIKNGQAFNEGKAKAEDVGVKAIDDKTLQVTLENPTPYFLELTAFYTYFPVNSKIAQKNPKWYTNAGPDYTSNGPFKMVSWEHNNKIVLEKNENYWDAKNVKLTKIEMVMVNDTNTELSMFNNGELDWAGMPTGQLPPDSLPKLKEEGKLHVQPIAGTYWYKFNTEKPPLNNVNIRKALAYAINRKAIVENVTKGEQIPAMAAVPPTMFPENTKGYFKDNDVEKAKEYLKKGLQELGLKDVKDLPPITLSFNTDDQHAKIAQAIQDMWKKNLGIEVKLENAEWAVYIDKLHSGDYQIGRMGWLGDFNDPINFLELYRDKEGGNNDTNWENPKYKQLLIDSQKEKDPEKRKEMLKQAEAILMDEMPIAPIYFYTNTWVQKENLKGVEMSGLGDVQFKWAYFE